The following nucleotide sequence is from Candidatus Izemoplasmatales bacterium.
GAGATTCCGCCGCTTCTCTGGCTCAAGCCGTCGCAATGGCAGCTGACGAACTACACGGCGCTGTTCGAGCTGGTCGAAAGCGGAACGCGTGCGGGAGAACCGCTCTTCCCGTTCTTCACCTACCTCAAGAACACCGTCATCGTGTCGCTCATCACGACCGCCGGCACGACGGTCACCACGATCATGGCCGCCTATGCGTTCGCGCGACTCAACTTCAAGGGCCGCGACACGCTCTTCGCGATCATGCTCGGTACGATGATGGTTCCGGGCGAGATCTTCATCCTGACCAACTTCCTGACGATCGCGAATCTCGGCCTGTACACCTTCGACCAGACCTTCGGCCAGGTCCTCATCGCCATGACCGTCCCGTTCATGACCAGCGTCTTCTACACGTTCTACCTGCGCCAGACCTTCAAGCAGATCCCGAACGAACTCTATTACGCCGCCAAGGTCGACGGTACGACCGATTTCGGCTATCTTCTCAAGGTGATGATCCCGGTCGCCTCGC
It contains:
- a CDS encoding carbohydrate ABC transporter permease, whose translation is MSDLFVVNKKAYRTKKILGNIGSYAFLGVVAVAILIPFYWMILTSLKSELMMQEIPPLLWLKPSQWQLTNYTALFELVESGTRAGEPLFPFFTYLKNTVIVSLITTAGTTVTTIMAAYAFARLNFKGRDTLFAIMLGTMMVPGEIFILTNFLTIANLGLYTFDQTFGQVLIAMTVPFMTSVFYTFYLRQTFKQIPNELYYAAKVDGTTDFGYLLKVMIPVASPTIVTIIILNSMGAWSAYVWPAMVTMKDEFRLVSNGLRGAFTDIGTGRTDFGRQMAAATLVTLPLLILFFTFRKQIMRGVSRSGIKG